In Sulfurimonas hongkongensis, the following proteins share a genomic window:
- the grpE gene encoding nucleotide exchange factor GrpE, with protein sequence MQNKSDEELDTESTDDKSTDTLNDEAEAEAEAVENEFDLLQEELLALKDKYARVHADFDNIKKRLEREKYTALDYANEKFAKDLIPVMDSLQGAMNSANADANKAELFDKLKEGIELTYKQLITSLEKHGVTMVSHDEPFDPNIHNAVQSVESENVESGQIVQTFQTGYRYKDRPLREAMVIVAS encoded by the coding sequence ATGCAAAACAAATCAGATGAAGAACTAGATACTGAGTCCACAGATGACAAAAGTACAGATACGCTAAATGATGAAGCTGAAGCAGAGGCTGAAGCTGTAGAAAATGAGTTTGACCTTCTTCAAGAAGAGTTGCTAGCTCTAAAAGATAAGTACGCAAGGGTTCACGCTGATTTTGATAACATTAAAAAAAGGCTTGAACGCGAAAAGTACACTGCACTAGACTATGCAAATGAGAAGTTTGCAAAAGATTTGATTCCAGTTATGGACTCACTTCAAGGTGCTATGAACTCTGCTAATGCTGATGCAAACAAAGCAGAACTTTTCGACAAACTAAAAGAGGGGATAGAGCTTACATATAAGCAACTTATAACTTCTTTAGAAAAACATGGTGTAACAATGGTGTCACACGATGAGCCATTCGATCCAAACATTCACAACGCTGTTCAAAGTGTAGAGAGTGAGAATGTAGAGAGCGGACAAATAGTCCAAACTTTTCAAACAGGTTATAGATATAAAGATAGACCACTGCGTGAAGCGATGGTTATAGTGGCGAGTTAA
- a CDS encoding diguanylate cyclase — protein MKFPNIADIATREVITIDIKHTFEEAMAKMLKGEHRNIIVVDKDRYFVVGVVDILNLKTNNIDVKTPLKDIQLVNVPTIKKDQNILEAVDYLNNSTEYICVVNNDMSLYGLITHTDITENIDPDTLMDNYRIEDFLKLGRRMKWVNKDAKIMSLLEDMVSNLYDNVVVVEDLKPIGIFTTKDIMRLVKNDIDLDVEIKEHMSSPVQSINKNFSIREALSFLKERQFKRVIVVDDDGHLSGIISQKELITLSYSKWSSLMKEYQDELREINKKLQTKNIEYENLASTDALTGLYNRHKFTQLYLSSYESMVQRHNKMSVILLDIDHFKKVNDIYGHNIGDKALIEVSKMLTEMLREVDIVCRWGGEEFIVLLPTADLEGAILIAKKLQKSIKEIKIDKVGSITASFGVSEVREGEEMQDAINRADKALYLAKKDGRDCVRNQSDI, from the coding sequence ATGAAGTTTCCAAATATCGCTGATATTGCAACTCGTGAAGTTATAACAATAGACATAAAACATACTTTTGAAGAGGCTATGGCTAAGATGTTAAAGGGTGAACATCGAAATATTATAGTTGTTGATAAAGATAGGTATTTCGTAGTTGGAGTAGTAGATATCTTAAATCTTAAAACGAATAATATCGATGTAAAAACACCACTTAAAGATATACAGCTAGTAAATGTCCCAACTATAAAAAAAGACCAAAATATCTTAGAAGCAGTAGACTACTTAAATAACTCTACAGAGTATATCTGCGTTGTAAATAATGATATGAGTCTTTATGGGCTTATAACTCATACTGATATAACAGAAAATATTGACCCTGATACACTGATGGATAATTATCGTATTGAAGACTTTTTAAAGCTTGGCAGAAGAATGAAGTGGGTTAATAAAGATGCTAAAATCATGTCTTTGCTTGAAGATATGGTTAGCAATCTTTATGACAATGTAGTAGTTGTAGAAGATTTAAAACCTATTGGCATCTTTACAACTAAAGATATTATGAGACTTGTTAAAAATGATATTGATTTAGATGTTGAGATAAAAGAGCATATGTCATCACCAGTTCAGTCCATCAACAAAAACTTCTCCATCAGAGAAGCACTTAGCTTTTTAAAAGAGAGACAGTTTAAGAGAGTTATAGTTGTAGATGATGATGGACATCTCTCTGGGATAATCTCGCAAAAAGAACTTATAACGCTTTCATACTCAAAGTGGAGTTCACTTATGAAAGAGTATCAAGATGAGTTAAGAGAGATAAATAAAAAGCTTCAAACTAAAAATATAGAGTATGAAAACTTAGCATCTACAGATGCGCTAACAGGTCTGTACAATCGACATAAGTTTACTCAACTCTATCTATCTTCATATGAATCTATGGTTCAAAGACACAACAAAATGTCTGTTATACTCCTAGATATAGATCACTTTAAAAAGGTAAATGATATATATGGACATAACATCGGAGACAAAGCTCTTATAGAGGTCTCTAAGATGCTTACTGAAATGTTAAGAGAAGTAGATATTGTTTGTAGATGGGGAGGCGAAGAGTTTATTGTGCTTCTTCCAACAGCAGATTTAGAAGGTGCAATTTTAATCGCAAAAAAGCTTCAAAAATCTATAAAAGAAATAAAGATTGATAAAGTAGGAAGCATAACAGCTAGTTTTGGAGTCTCCGAGGTAAGAGAAGGAGAAGAGATGCAAGACGCAATAAACAGAGCCGATAAGGCTCTATATCTTGCAAAAAAGGACGGAAGAGATTGTGTTAGAAACCAGAGCGATATCTAA
- the dnaK gene encoding molecular chaperone DnaK: protein MSKVIGIDLGTTNSCVAVYEGGEAKIIPNKEGKNTTPSIVAFTDKGEVLVGDPAKRQAITNPEKTISSIKRIMGLMMNEENAKEAHDKVTYNIVDKDGSACVDVAGKIYTPQEISAKILAKLKEDAEAYIGSSVTDAVITVPAYFNDAQRKATKDAGTIAGLNVLRIINEPTASALAYGLESKAEENVLVYDLGGGTFDVTVLEISDGTFEVLSTDGNAFLGGDDFDNKIVDFLNSEFKNSHGIDLKNDKMALQRLKDAAENAKKELSSSSETEINLPFITMTDAGPQHLVIKLTRAKFEGMISELIEETIEHIRVAMKEADLSNGDIKEIIMVGGSTRVPAAAEAVSKYFGGKKLNKSVNPDEVVAAGAAIQGGVLRGDVKDVLLLDVTPLSLGIETLGGVATKIIEKGTTIPVKKSQIFSTAEDNQPAVSISVVQGEREFAKDNKSLGLFELGDIPAAPRGVPQIEVTFDIDANGILTVSSTDKGTGKSQSITISGSSGLSEEEINKMVQDAEENKAADSERKAMVDLRNQADALIAQTEKSLTEMGDKIEADEKTKIEAAVADLKETLKNDSATKDQIEEKVKALTEASHKMAEQMYKQEQGGEQAADAEAQKKKKKEDDDVIDAEIE, encoded by the coding sequence ATGAGTAAAGTAATAGGTATAGATTTAGGAACAACAAATTCATGTGTAGCAGTTTACGAGGGTGGCGAAGCAAAAATCATCCCAAATAAAGAGGGAAAAAACACAACTCCATCAATAGTTGCTTTTACAGATAAAGGCGAGGTTTTAGTAGGTGATCCTGCTAAACGTCAAGCTATCACAAACCCAGAGAAGACTATCTCTTCTATTAAGAGAATTATGGGTCTTATGATGAATGAAGAAAATGCTAAAGAGGCACACGATAAAGTAACATACAATATCGTTGATAAAGATGGCTCAGCATGCGTTGACGTAGCAGGTAAAATCTACACTCCTCAAGAGATTTCAGCTAAGATTTTAGCTAAACTAAAAGAAGATGCAGAGGCGTACATTGGATCTAGCGTAACTGACGCAGTTATTACAGTTCCAGCATACTTTAATGATGCTCAAAGAAAAGCAACAAAAGACGCTGGAACAATCGCTGGGCTAAATGTTCTTCGTATCATAAACGAGCCAACTGCATCTGCACTAGCTTATGGTCTTGAGAGTAAAGCAGAAGAGAATGTTTTAGTATATGACCTTGGTGGTGGAACATTTGACGTTACTGTTTTAGAGATTTCAGATGGTACTTTTGAGGTTCTCTCAACTGATGGTAATGCATTTTTAGGTGGAGATGACTTTGACAATAAGATCGTTGACTTTCTAAATAGTGAGTTTAAAAACTCTCATGGCATAGACCTTAAAAATGACAAAATGGCGTTGCAACGTCTAAAAGATGCTGCTGAGAATGCTAAAAAAGAGTTAAGTTCTTCAAGTGAAACTGAGATAAACCTGCCATTTATTACAATGACAGATGCAGGACCACAGCACTTAGTTATCAAACTAACTCGTGCTAAATTTGAGGGAATGATCTCAGAGCTTATTGAAGAAACGATAGAGCATATTAGAGTAGCTATGAAAGAAGCAGATTTAAGCAATGGAGACATTAAAGAGATTATCATGGTTGGTGGTTCTACTCGTGTTCCAGCAGCAGCAGAGGCAGTTAGCAAATACTTTGGCGGAAAAAAACTTAACAAAAGTGTTAATCCTGATGAAGTTGTAGCTGCGGGTGCTGCTATTCAAGGTGGAGTTTTAAGAGGAGATGTTAAAGACGTTCTTCTATTAGATGTTACTCCATTGAGCCTTGGTATCGAGACTTTAGGTGGAGTTGCTACTAAGATTATTGAAAAAGGTACAACTATACCTGTTAAAAAATCTCAAATATTCTCAACTGCTGAAGACAACCAGCCAGCAGTTAGTATCTCAGTTGTTCAAGGTGAGAGAGAGTTTGCAAAAGACAACAAGTCTTTAGGACTTTTTGAGTTAGGTGATATTCCAGCAGCACCACGTGGTGTACCTCAAATCGAAGTTACTTTTGATATAGATGCAAACGGAATATTAACAGTCTCTTCAACTGACAAAGGTACAGGAAAATCTCAATCTATTACGATTAGCGGAAGTTCAGGGTTAAGTGAAGAAGAGATTAACAAAATGGTTCAAGATGCAGAAGAGAACAAAGCAGCTGATAGCGAAAGAAAAGCTATGGTTGATTTGAGAAACCAAGCTGATGCACTAATCGCACAAACTGAGAAGTCTCTAACTGAGATGGGCGATAAGATAGAAGCTGATGAAAAAACAAAAATTGAAGCTGCTGTAGCAGATCTAAAAGAGACTCTAAAAAATGACTCTGCTACTAAAGATCAAATAGAAGAGAAAGTAAAAGCTCTTACAGAAGCTTCTCACAAAATGGCTGAGCAAATGTATAAACAAGAGCAAGGCGGCGAGCAAGCAGCAGATGCTGAAGCTCAAAAGAAAAAGAAAAAAGAAGATGACGACGTAATCGACGCTGAGATAGAGTAA